The following coding sequences lie in one Streptococcus suis genomic window:
- the asp3 gene encoding accessory Sec system protein Asp3, whose amino-acid sequence MVVLQLLVGLSSSIMICCTRILIGENSVRLEIKWKHFAQDSYSYGSRIDFEKEAISFENPLMPPSFEIKHWYSRTNFQAKRQTPTLPILKKGASYQLILDAEAYPQGSIYLRVVFFDRFGKELGFEILKDKKASFTYPKEAYSYEIALLNAGCERLTFRSIWLQSVFSPQEELIFLEEKCNPTSSSRLHIVFLEHPEDVYYEKDLFAECIDRLGDIVFVSDRADDVSMFHPQTEQFIMDCVARHPEARVQFFAYGPRGNLAAAYYSEKIKPAGLFLSSVFYPIETYHSLLEEQGISLSHVEDLIQRARREREERKDVSEGFVSSLVHPLRFLIQQFLDKDGS is encoded by the coding sequence ATGGTAGTGCTGCAACTTCTGGTTGGTTTATCAAGCAGTATTATGATATGCTGCACAAGGATTTTAATAGGAGAAAATAGTGTGCGGTTAGAGATTAAGTGGAAACATTTTGCACAAGACAGCTATTCGTATGGGAGTCGGATTGATTTTGAAAAAGAGGCTATTTCTTTTGAAAATCCCCTCATGCCTCCAAGTTTTGAAATAAAGCACTGGTATTCTCGGACCAATTTCCAGGCCAAGCGGCAGACCCCGACTCTTCCTATTTTGAAAAAGGGAGCCAGCTACCAGTTGATTCTGGATGCGGAGGCCTATCCTCAGGGGAGTATTTACTTGCGCGTGGTGTTTTTTGATCGTTTTGGAAAAGAGCTGGGATTTGAGATTTTAAAAGATAAGAAAGCATCGTTTACCTATCCCAAGGAAGCTTATTCCTACGAGATTGCCTTGTTGAATGCTGGTTGTGAACGTTTGACCTTTCGCTCTATTTGGTTGCAATCGGTCTTTTCCCCTCAGGAAGAGTTGATTTTTTTGGAAGAAAAATGTAATCCTACAAGTTCTTCTCGCTTACATATTGTTTTTCTGGAGCATCCTGAAGATGTGTACTATGAGAAGGATTTGTTTGCAGAATGTATAGACAGGCTAGGTGATATAGTCTTTGTTTCTGATAGAGCTGACGATGTATCCATGTTCCATCCTCAAACGGAGCAATTTATCATGGATTGTGTGGCTAGACACCCGGAAGCAAGGGTTCAGTTTTTTGCTTATGGGCCAAGAGGGAATCTAGCAGCTGCTTACTATAGCGAGAAAATAAAACCGGCTGGCTTGTTTCTAAGTTCGGTATTTTATCCTATTGAGACCTATCATTCACTTTTGGAAGAACAAGGGATTTCCCTTTCGCATGTAGAGGATTTGATACAGCGTGCTAGGAGGGAGAGAGAAGAGAGGAAGGATGTCAGTGAAGGTTTTGTTTCTTCTCTGGTTCATCCCCTCCGATTCCTTATCCAGCAATTTTTAGACAAGGACGGTTCTTGA
- the secA2 gene encoding accessory Sec system translocase SecA2, whose amino-acid sequence MKKLRQFFSMDYYRLKRLKRIFTEIDSLKEEMAGLTDAEMRAKTQEFKARLAAGANLDDLMVEAYALVREAAKRVLGMFPYPVQVMGAIVLHEGNIAEMKTGEGKTLTATMPLYLNALEGKSAMLVTTSGYLARRDAEEMGAVYHFLGLTVACGVDDSDDRTTKAALTKKDIYAADIVYTTNGSLGFDYLFENLATHKNNKYLRPFHYAIIDEADAVLLDTAQTPLIVSGSPRVQSNLYAIADHFVTGLKEGVGYYYNREHGEVWLTQAGMDEAERYFSSQELFDIDHAELVRHVILALQAHKLYTLGKNYVIQDDEVKLLDKTDGRVLTGTRLQGGIHQAIEQKEGVKVTPEMRSIASVTYQNLFLMFDKLAGMTGTGKTAEAEFIETYNMEVIQIPTNKPVIRKDYPDKIYTTMPEKITASLDLVKKIHATGQPILLVTGSVNMSEIYSEMLLLEGIPHSLLNAYNAAKEAQMVAEAGQLGTVTVATNMAGRGTDIKLGPGVRELGGLAVIGTERMKSQRMDLQMRGRSGRQGDPGFSQFFACLEDDLLIENGGKWIQDFYKKNKDLVDPSKPQELTGKRFRKALQHSQEASDGTGRASRGMTLQFDESVKLQRDYVYRERDAIIEGRSQALDILQFAKEDIDLYLKRHPILEAHSLERYILDHITYDFQAFPEHLEVRNHKQVRAFLLGIIEAEIQRKKELLTTDYLQFERLAVLKAIDECWVEEVDYLQQLRIIAGARQVAQRNPVFEYHQEAYKGYQKMKEEIKRGILQNILLSDVSYTEKGEMQVYFA is encoded by the coding sequence ATGAAAAAACTCCGACAATTTTTCTCTATGGATTATTATCGTTTAAAGAGATTGAAGAGGATTTTTACAGAAATTGATAGCTTAAAAGAGGAGATGGCAGGCCTGACGGATGCTGAAATGCGAGCTAAAACTCAGGAGTTCAAAGCGAGATTGGCAGCTGGTGCAAATTTGGATGATCTCATGGTGGAGGCCTATGCCTTGGTTCGCGAGGCGGCCAAGCGTGTCTTGGGCATGTTTCCCTATCCTGTTCAAGTAATGGGAGCCATTGTTCTTCACGAGGGCAATATTGCGGAGATGAAGACGGGCGAGGGCAAAACCCTAACAGCTACCATGCCTCTCTATCTCAATGCTTTAGAAGGCAAGAGTGCTATGCTGGTAACGACCAGTGGCTATTTAGCGCGTCGTGATGCAGAAGAGATGGGAGCGGTCTATCATTTTTTGGGATTGACAGTGGCTTGTGGTGTGGATGATTCGGATGATCGGACCACCAAAGCTGCTCTCACTAAGAAAGACATCTATGCAGCGGACATTGTTTATACGACCAATGGTAGTTTAGGTTTTGATTATCTCTTTGAGAATCTGGCGACCCATAAGAATAATAAATACCTGCGCCCTTTTCATTATGCCATTATTGATGAAGCAGATGCTGTCTTGCTAGACACAGCCCAAACGCCTTTGATTGTTTCAGGCTCTCCCCGTGTGCAGTCTAACCTTTATGCTATTGCTGATCATTTCGTTACTGGTTTGAAAGAGGGAGTGGGCTATTACTATAACCGAGAGCACGGAGAAGTTTGGTTGACCCAGGCAGGAATGGATGAGGCAGAGCGTTATTTTAGTTCGCAGGAATTGTTTGATATTGATCATGCGGAATTGGTCCGTCATGTCATCTTGGCCTTGCAGGCCCATAAGTTATACACTTTGGGAAAGAATTATGTTATCCAAGATGATGAGGTGAAATTGCTGGACAAGACGGACGGGCGTGTGCTGACTGGAACCAGGCTACAGGGGGGCATTCATCAGGCTATTGAACAAAAAGAAGGGGTCAAGGTCACTCCGGAAATGCGTTCGATTGCGTCAGTGACCTACCAAAATCTTTTCTTGATGTTTGATAAGCTGGCTGGAATGACAGGAACGGGTAAGACCGCAGAAGCGGAATTTATCGAAACCTATAACATGGAAGTGATTCAAATCCCGACCAACAAGCCTGTCATTCGCAAGGATTATCCGGATAAGATTTATACGACCATGCCTGAAAAAATTACTGCTTCTTTGGACTTGGTGAAGAAAATCCATGCGACAGGTCAACCCATCCTTCTGGTAACAGGCTCGGTCAATATGTCAGAGATTTATTCGGAGATGCTTTTGTTGGAAGGGATTCCCCATAGCTTGCTCAATGCCTATAATGCAGCGAAAGAAGCGCAGATGGTGGCGGAAGCTGGCCAGCTAGGAACAGTCACGGTGGCTACCAATATGGCTGGTCGTGGAACGGATATAAAGCTGGGACCAGGTGTGCGAGAATTGGGTGGTCTGGCTGTTATAGGGACAGAACGGATGAAAAGTCAACGAATGGACCTGCAAATGCGCGGTCGTTCAGGTCGCCAGGGAGACCCAGGTTTTAGTCAATTTTTTGCCTGCTTAGAAGATGATCTTCTGATTGAAAATGGTGGTAAGTGGATTCAAGATTTTTATAAGAAGAATAAAGATTTGGTGGATCCGAGTAAGCCACAAGAATTGACTGGGAAACGGTTCAGGAAAGCCTTACAACACTCTCAAGAGGCTAGTGATGGTACTGGAAGAGCCTCACGGGGCATGACCCTGCAATTTGACGAAAGCGTCAAACTCCAACGGGATTATGTTTATAGAGAAAGAGATGCTATTATTGAGGGGCGGAGTCAGGCTCTAGATATTTTGCAATTTGCCAAAGAAGACATTGACCTCTACCTTAAACGCCATCCAATATTAGAAGCTCATAGTTTGGAACGCTATATTTTAGACCATATTACCTACGATTTTCAGGCTTTTCCAGAACATCTGGAAGTAAGGAATCACAAACAAGTGCGAGCTTTCTTGCTGGGAATCATTGAAGCAGAAATTCAGAGGAAAAAAGAACTTCTAACGACCGATTATCTTCAGTTTGAACGTCTGGCTGTGCTAAAAGCCATCGATGAATGCTGGGTGGAAGAGGTAGATTATCTTCAACAACTTCGCATTATCGCAGGTGCCAGACAGGTAGCTCAGCGCAATCCAGTATTTGAATACCATCAGGAAGCCTATAAAGGTTATCAGAAAATGAAAGAAGAAATCAAACGCGGTATCCTTCAGAACATCCTTTTGAGCGATGTTTCCTATACGGAAAAGGGAGAGATGCAGGTGTATTTTGCTTAA